The following proteins are co-located in the Maridesulfovibrio sp. genome:
- a CDS encoding multidrug efflux RND transporter permease subunit, whose amino-acid sequence MVNFFIDRPIFSSVISIIITMVGLLSIFTLPIAQYPEIAPPTVQIAAQYTGASADVVEQTVAAPIEEQVNGAQDMLYMNSISSNDGRMVLNVTFDLGRDLELATVDVQNRVSLATPQLPSEVTKSGVSVKKQSSSMICVISLLSPEGTYDSLFLNNYAKINLFDAISRIPGVGSVSLFGDQDYGMRIWLDPDKMARLAITADDIIAAVQEQNLQAPAGQVGQPPAASGQQFQLSVRVKGRLSEPEEFGNIIVKANPDGSTVHIRDVARVEMGSKSYSAFGRQGEIDAAMLLVYQLPGANALDIVENVRSTMNELSKDFPTGMKYDIPYDTTLFVTASIDEVMDTLYEAMALVFVVVFIFLQNLRATIVPMIAVPVSLVGTFAFFQVLGFSINTLTLFGMVLAIGIVVDDAIVVVEAVQSKIDEEGMDAKTATKEAMKEVSGPIVATTAVLIAVFVPVAFMGGISGQLYKQFALTLAVSVAISSINALTFSPAMSALLLRPQKDMRGPLGWFFKKFNKYFSKVTSGYTSGVRLILRKSIVALGIFGVLMFGTYTLFKTVPTGFVPNEDQGYFMINVQLPEGASLERSDAVVKQVEDILRNEPGVKTYFALGGFNLITGAYSSYTSTLFASLDPWDERKDPQLHVNAILRKVQQKVLGIQEAVVICFNPPPINGIGSTGGLQFELQDRSGGTVEELAQAAQDYMAELRKRPELTGVFSTFSANVPQLFVDVDRDKVRKLGIPLNEVFTAMQTFLGGYYINDFNKYGRTYRVMAQADSEFRTSPEDVSKFYVRGNTGKMIPLSTLLNQKKIFGQEYIQRYNLFRAIEITASNAPGYSTGQAMAVMEKVARDTLPRGYGFDWTNIAYQEKKSGGEIIVIFALAVMMVFLVLAAQYESWIIPLAIVFAVPLGVFGAISGQFLRGLDNNVYAQIGLIMLVGLAAKNAILIVEFAKAKYEQGASLLDAAVQAAQLRFRPILMTSFAFILGVVPLVIAQGAGSASRHALGTSVFAGMIAATILGVLFVPLFYVTLIKIQNRKGSVEKAESSEE is encoded by the coding sequence ATGGTCAATTTCTTTATCGACAGACCCATTTTTTCGTCCGTTATCTCCATTATTATTACAATGGTGGGCTTGCTGAGTATTTTTACCCTGCCTATTGCCCAGTATCCTGAGATAGCCCCGCCTACGGTACAGATTGCGGCCCAGTACACCGGTGCCAGTGCGGATGTCGTGGAGCAGACTGTTGCGGCCCCCATTGAGGAACAGGTTAACGGTGCGCAGGACATGCTTTACATGAACTCCATCAGCTCCAACGACGGACGTATGGTGCTCAACGTTACTTTTGATCTGGGACGTGATCTTGAACTGGCGACCGTTGATGTTCAGAACAGGGTCAGCCTTGCTACCCCCCAGCTGCCTTCGGAAGTAACCAAGTCCGGGGTAAGTGTTAAGAAGCAGTCTTCAAGCATGATCTGCGTAATTAGCCTCCTTTCACCGGAAGGAACATATGATTCTCTTTTTCTGAACAACTACGCCAAGATTAATCTGTTTGATGCCATTTCCCGTATCCCGGGAGTGGGTAGCGTTTCTCTGTTTGGAGATCAGGATTATGGTATGCGCATCTGGCTTGATCCTGATAAAATGGCCCGGCTGGCAATTACAGCGGATGATATCATAGCCGCAGTACAGGAGCAGAACTTACAGGCTCCTGCTGGTCAGGTTGGGCAGCCCCCGGCAGCTTCCGGCCAGCAGTTCCAGCTCTCTGTCAGGGTTAAGGGACGTCTCAGTGAACCGGAGGAATTCGGCAATATTATCGTTAAAGCCAACCCCGACGGCAGCACCGTACATATTCGTGACGTGGCACGTGTGGAAATGGGGTCAAAATCCTATTCTGCCTTCGGAAGACAGGGTGAAATTGATGCCGCAATGCTGCTGGTTTATCAGTTGCCCGGTGCAAATGCTCTGGATATTGTTGAAAACGTTCGTTCCACGATGAATGAGCTTTCCAAAGATTTCCCCACCGGGATGAAATACGACATTCCTTATGACACCACCTTGTTCGTAACTGCATCTATTGATGAAGTTATGGATACACTTTACGAGGCTATGGCTCTCGTATTCGTAGTTGTCTTCATTTTCCTGCAGAACCTGCGTGCTACCATCGTGCCCATGATTGCGGTGCCGGTTTCACTGGTCGGTACCTTTGCTTTCTTCCAAGTGCTGGGATTCTCCATCAACACCTTGACCCTGTTCGGTATGGTTTTGGCCATCGGTATTGTTGTCGATGATGCTATCGTTGTGGTCGAGGCTGTACAATCCAAGATTGATGAGGAAGGAATGGACGCCAAGACTGCTACCAAGGAAGCCATGAAAGAGGTTTCCGGGCCGATTGTAGCGACCACTGCGGTTCTTATCGCCGTGTTCGTACCAGTGGCTTTTATGGGTGGTATTTCAGGACAGCTGTACAAGCAGTTCGCACTGACTCTCGCAGTGTCCGTTGCCATTTCGTCCATTAACGCGCTTACTTTTTCTCCGGCCATGTCTGCTTTGCTGCTGCGTCCGCAAAAGGATATGCGCGGTCCGTTGGGATGGTTCTTTAAAAAATTCAACAAATATTTCAGTAAAGTCACGTCTGGCTATACTTCCGGGGTCCGTCTGATTCTGCGCAAATCAATTGTTGCGCTGGGAATTTTCGGGGTTCTCATGTTTGGAACATATACCTTGTTCAAAACAGTGCCTACCGGCTTCGTTCCCAACGAGGATCAGGGCTATTTCATGATTAACGTTCAGCTTCCCGAGGGAGCCTCGCTTGAGCGTTCAGATGCGGTTGTTAAACAGGTTGAGGATATTCTGAGAAATGAGCCGGGGGTGAAGACTTATTTTGCACTGGGCGGCTTTAACCTGATTACCGGTGCTTATTCGTCCTACACCTCGACTCTGTTTGCTTCCCTTGATCCATGGGATGAGCGAAAGGATCCGCAACTGCATGTAAATGCCATTCTGCGAAAAGTTCAGCAGAAGGTCCTTGGAATTCAGGAGGCTGTGGTAATTTGCTTCAACCCGCCGCCAATTAACGGCATCGGTTCTACTGGCGGATTGCAGTTTGAACTGCAGGACCGTTCCGGCGGAACAGTTGAAGAGTTGGCGCAGGCTGCGCAGGATTATATGGCCGAGCTGCGCAAGCGTCCTGAACTTACCGGCGTGTTCTCCACTTTCAGTGCCAATGTACCACAGCTCTTTGTTGATGTTGACCGTGATAAGGTCCGCAAGCTTGGTATTCCGCTTAACGAAGTGTTCACAGCAATGCAGACTTTCCTTGGCGGATATTACATTAACGATTTTAACAAGTACGGCAGGACCTATCGGGTTATGGCTCAGGCCGATTCCGAGTTCAGGACCAGTCCTGAGGATGTTTCCAAGTTTTATGTGCGCGGAAATACCGGAAAGATGATTCCTCTTTCCACTCTGTTGAACCAGAAGAAGATCTTCGGTCAGGAGTACATTCAGCGTTACAACTTATTCCGTGCTATTGAAATCACAGCCTCCAACGCTCCCGGTTACAGTACAGGACAGGCCATGGCGGTAATGGAAAAAGTCGCCCGTGATACCCTGCCCAGAGGCTATGGTTTTGATTGGACCAACATCGCCTATCAGGAGAAGAAGTCCGGCGGCGAGATTATTGTAATCTTTGCGCTGGCAGTCATGATGGTCTTTCTCGTGCTTGCTGCGCAGTATGAAAGCTGGATCATCCCGCTGGCGATTGTTTTTGCTGTACCGCTTGGTGTGTTCGGGGCCATATCCGGGCAGTTCCTGCGCGGGCTGGACAACAACGTATATGCCCAGATCGGTTTGATCATGCTTGTCGGCCTTGCCGCGAAGAACGCAATTCTGATTGTTGAGTTCGCTAAGGCCAAGTATGAACAGGGAGCATCCCTTCTCGATGCAGCCGTGCAGGCAGCGCAATTACGTTTCCGGCCGATCCTGATGACTTCTTTTGCGTTTATCCTTGGTGTTGTACCGCTGGTAATAGCTCAGGGGGCCGGTTCTGCCAGCCGTCATGCTCTTGGTACTTCGGTCTTTGCGGGTATGATCGCAGCTACAATTCTCGGGGTGCTTTTTGTGCCGCTGTTCTATGTGACATTGATTAAGATCCAGAACAGGAAGGGATCTGTCGAGAAGGCAGAATCTTCTGAAGAGTAG
- a CDS encoding phosphatase PAP2 family protein — MIDNSKKLSLCTAVAALVTLLLIIPFYQSFDLPIAEAAHSLKGTFAITLGKLLSDLASKHAIQTISFLALLGGSIDAMLNGLKYRSRTMLLIALSTMTAMLIGDELKWFFGRCRPPMFFEDGSYGFTWFSGKYLQNSFPSGHTLRIFSLTTTIALVLPRKKYIPIILAVLIGISRVVVGKHYPSDVIFGCFIGITCAVWTHYFLYRNAKN; from the coding sequence ATGATTGACAATTCCAAAAAGTTGTCCCTCTGCACGGCAGTTGCTGCACTTGTGACACTGCTGCTCATTATTCCCTTTTATCAATCTTTTGACCTGCCCATAGCCGAAGCCGCCCATTCATTAAAAGGGACGTTTGCAATAACCCTCGGCAAACTGCTCAGCGACCTTGCCTCCAAGCATGCAATCCAAACCATTTCTTTTTTAGCCCTGCTGGGCGGAAGCATTGACGCCATGCTTAATGGACTCAAGTACAGGTCCCGAACTATGCTGCTGATAGCTTTATCAACCATGACCGCCATGCTTATCGGAGACGAACTTAAATGGTTCTTCGGCCGCTGCCGTCCGCCAATGTTTTTTGAAGACGGTTCCTACGGTTTTACTTGGTTTTCCGGCAAATATCTTCAGAACTCGTTTCCTTCAGGACACACCCTGCGCATCTTTTCATTAACAACGACGATAGCCTTGGTCCTGCCACGCAAAAAATATATTCCTATCATTCTGGCCGTGCTGATTGGAATCAGCCGGGTTGTTGTGGGCAAGCATTATCCCTCAGATGTAATTTTCGGATGTTTCATCGGCATTACCTGCGCAGTCTGGACGCATTACTTCCTATACAGAAACGCTAAAAATTGA
- a CDS encoding ATP-binding protein, with protein MSEDVYSPKSPAEEYNPCSSDILDQHERIKKDVTAELLNSVPNPAFILNSDRRIILYNPTLSEVAGEKRTDKILGRRPGELFRCCNAQGKKCGESIPCVQCGALRAIQTAMTGESAEEICMLLSHVDDKVKAYTLKVNASPLTIGEEQFFIVHLTDISDSMHKEMMERVFLHDLLNAVNGIVNAGTLLKEDSESSEQRDLAGMIVDRARFMANEIDAHRLFLSAETRQLEVNNEPVIVKQVLDSVCALYTGSQMTKDKNISLKSETEEFALTTDKRILYRIIENLVKNAIEASPANSTVGIKATTKNNHALFTVSNKGTIPMTNAHQIFQKSFSTKGKGRGLGTYSVKIFTENYLRGRVWFDSSQDDGTNFYVEIPLSHSTGASAVDPCPNNLQN; from the coding sequence ATGAGTGAAGACGTATACTCTCCGAAGAGTCCGGCCGAGGAGTACAATCCTTGCAGCTCGGACATTCTGGATCAACACGAGAGGATAAAAAAAGACGTTACAGCGGAATTACTAAACTCCGTACCTAACCCGGCCTTTATTCTTAACAGTGACAGAAGAATCATTCTGTATAACCCCACTCTTTCCGAAGTTGCCGGAGAAAAACGGACAGACAAAATTCTCGGACGCCGTCCAGGTGAGCTTTTCCGATGTTGCAACGCACAAGGGAAGAAGTGCGGGGAGTCGATACCATGCGTACAATGTGGAGCATTGCGAGCAATTCAAACAGCAATGACCGGAGAAAGTGCTGAGGAGATCTGTATGCTGCTGTCACACGTGGACGACAAGGTCAAGGCATACACGCTCAAGGTTAACGCATCCCCATTAACAATCGGGGAAGAACAATTTTTTATAGTTCATTTGACGGATATTTCAGACAGTATGCATAAGGAAATGATGGAAAGGGTTTTTCTCCATGACCTTCTGAATGCGGTAAACGGCATAGTCAATGCCGGAACATTACTCAAAGAAGATTCCGAAAGTAGCGAACAACGAGATCTGGCAGGGATGATTGTGGACCGGGCACGTTTTATGGCAAATGAAATTGACGCCCACAGGCTGTTTCTATCCGCCGAGACCAGACAGCTCGAGGTCAACAACGAACCGGTAATCGTAAAGCAGGTACTTGACTCAGTCTGCGCTTTATACACCGGCAGCCAGATGACAAAGGACAAAAACATCTCCTTAAAATCTGAAACCGAAGAGTTTGCTTTAACAACTGACAAACGAATCCTTTACCGCATCATTGAAAATCTGGTCAAAAACGCCATTGAAGCTTCTCCGGCAAACAGCACTGTCGGGATTAAGGCCACGACTAAAAACAATCACGCCCTGTTCACTGTTTCCAACAAGGGGACTATTCCCATGACGAATGCCCACCAGATATTCCAAAAATCCTTCTCGACGAAAGGTAAAGGAAGAGGACTGGGCACATACAGTGTAAAAATATTTACTGAGAATTACCTCCGTGGAAGAGTCTGGTTTGATTCATCACAAGATGACGGAACCAATTTTTATGTGGAAATTCCCCTCAGCCATTCAACGGGAGCATCAGCGGTTGACCCTTGTCCCAATAATCTGCAGAATTAA
- a CDS encoding META domain-containing protein produces the protein MTIASFKRLILTISTVCLFIFISGCAQKQTYYPVYENPTNIKWIAEDIDGKPIEGFTHIWMRLDDNGKIYGSGGCNSFRGEYSRTNGQFNTGPLAMTRKACPKNIALQEFKFMQALERVQTMQERNGMLYMEGDGNSLLFYKGH, from the coding sequence ATGACAATTGCTAGTTTTAAAAGACTTATCCTGACCATTTCAACTGTCTGCTTGTTCATATTTATTTCAGGATGTGCACAAAAACAGACCTACTACCCTGTTTATGAAAACCCCACTAACATCAAGTGGATTGCAGAAGATATTGACGGCAAGCCTATCGAAGGATTCACCCATATCTGGATGCGCCTTGACGACAACGGCAAGATTTACGGTTCCGGCGGCTGCAACAGCTTTCGCGGCGAGTACTCCCGCACAAACGGACAATTCAATACCGGACCGCTGGCAATGACCCGCAAGGCATGCCCTAAAAACATAGCCCTGCAGGAGTTCAAATTCATGCAGGCATTGGAGAGGGTCCAAACCATGCAGGAACGAAACGGCATGCTTTACATGGAAGGAGACGGCAACTCCTTACTTTTTTATAAGGGCCACTAA